TCGAGCACCCGCCAGGTGATCCTCGAGGACGTCAAGGTGCCGGTGGAGAACGTGCTGGGCGAGATCGGCAAGGGCCACAAGATCGCCTTCAACGTGCTCAACATCGGCCGCTACAAGCTGGGCGCGGCCGCGGTGGGCGCGGCCAAGGAGGTGCTGAAGGAGTCGGCCAAGTACGCCCTTCAGCGCCAGCAGTTCAACCTGCCCATCGCCAAGTTCGGCGCCATCAAGCAGAAGCTGGCGCGCATGGCGGCGCTCATCTACGCCGCCGAGTCGGCCACCTACCGCACCGTGGGCCTGATCGACGACGAGATCGAGGCCCGCGGCAAGGACCAGATCGTCGACGCCATCGAGGAGTACGCCATCGAGGCCTCGATCATCAAGGTGCTGGGCAGTGAGGTGCTCGACTACGCGGTGGACGAGGGCGTGCAGATCCACGGCGGCTACGGCTACATTGAGGAGTACATGGTCGAACGGGCCTACCGCGACAGCCGCATCAACCGCATCTTCGAGGGCACCAACGAGATCAACCGCCTGCTCATTCCCGGCATGCTGCTGCGCCGCGCCCTCAAGGGTGAGCTGCCGCTGGTCGAGGCGGCGATGAAGCTGCAGGAGGAGCTGCTCGAGCCCTCGTTCGGCGAGGAGTACGAGAACGAGTGGGACCGCGAGTGGGCCTACGTGGCCGGGCTGAAGAAGCTGGCATTGATGATCGCCGGCATCGCCAGCCAGAAGTTCGGCGAGAAGATCGTCAAGGAGCAGGAAGTGCTCATGGCGACGGCCGACATCCTCATCGACGCCTTCACCGCCGAGAGCGCGCTCTTGCGCACGCAGAAGCGCGGGGGCGAGCTCGAGGCCGCCATGACCCGCTACTACCTGGCCCGCGCCCAGGACAAGGCGGCCCAGCTGGCCCAGGCGGTGCTGCCCTACCTGGAGGAAGGCGACGACCTGCGCGTGCTCATGGCCGCCGCCCGCCGCCTCAGCAAGCACGAGCCGGTGAACCAGGTGGCGCTCGAGCGCCAGATCGCCGGCGCGGTGCTCGAGGCCGAGGGCTACCCCATCAAGTAGCCGCGCGCCATCCGCACGGCGTTTCCATGTGCCCGCCCGCCCCGCAAGGGGCGGGTTTTCGACGCCTCCCCGGACGGGGCGGCGCAGCCGCCGAGATCCGGAAGCCTGCCCTGAACTTGATTCAGGAGCCTGCCCTGAACTTGATTCAGGGTCCATGCTGGTCGTGAAGCCGAGATTCGGTCGCTGTTAATCGACCGTCGTCTATTCGTCGGGATGTTGGTTCAGCCTCAATCGCGGCTCGGTGGCTCGGTCTGGACCCCAGCTTTTGCTGGGGTGACGAACATTTATCAACCTGACAAGTCTTTCGTCATTCCAGTCAAGCAGGCCGTAGGCCTGCGCGAGCTGGACCTGCCCCCGCGAAAGCGGGGGATCCAGAGCCTAAAGCATGATGAACGCTACGGTTTGTTTGATGACCAACTCTAGAACCTCCCCCTTGGGGGAGATGGCGGCGTAGCCGTCAGAGGGGGGTTGTTTAGCCGGACGAGGGTATATGGGTCCTCATTTGCTGGGCAGACCGCTAATTCCAAACGTGGCGTTTGGGCCTTGGATCGCCAACAACCCCCACCCCAGCCCTCCCCCGGGGGAGGGAGCGGTATTTGCGGCGACTAAACCGTGGGGTTCGGGTGCGGCGCGGGCCATATAGCCGGCTTCGCCGGGATGTGGGGTGTAGGGGATAAGTGGTAGGAAAACCCAACTTCGTGTTCTGATGCGTCGCGCCCAAGCCCGTTCGTGTTCTTCTGAAAATGAGCTCCACCTCCCAGATCCCACCCCCTACATCCTGCCTTTCCTGCGTCCCCGGGCGAGCGAGCTATTAACGAACGAGATCCGGGGTCCATGCCGGACAGAAAGCCGACGTTTCGTTGCCGTTGACGGCCAACTACAGGCCAGGGGTTACAGGCCATAAACCATGATCTTGCTACGTATTACAAACTGCACACCAATCAGGTCGGACACGCAGGTCCGCCCCTACTGCGTACCGCGCACCACGAACTACCGACTATTAGTAAACGTGAAACCCCTCCAGCCCCACCGGGTCGCTCCACTGGACCTCGACTTCCTCAACCTTGGACAGGCGCGGGCCCTGGCGGAGGAAGTGCAGGAAGTGTTCCAGCGCGTCTTCGGGTCCTTCGGCCACCACTTCCACCCGGCCGTCGGGCAGGTTCTCGGCGTAGCCGGCCAGGCCCAGCTCCATGGCGTGCTTGCGGGCGAAGGCGCGATAGCCCACGCCCTGCACCCGGCCGGAAACGAGGGCGACGATGCGGCGCTTCATGGCCCTAGATTACGTGAAAACCTTCATCTATCCCAGCCGCCGCC
This genomic stretch from Oceanithermus profundus DSM 14977 harbors:
- a CDS encoding acyl-CoA dehydrogenase family protein, whose protein sequence is MADKPLWKKGGGWLLEKPEQALTPEDFDETVRMIAETTRTFAEREVLPVLDEMEHDKEKMYEHSVRLMQRAGEQGLLGPDVPEEYGGLDLPKVVTSVVAENIAVTGGFSVTFSAHTGIGTLPIVYFGTPEQKAKYLPKLASGEWISAYCLTEPGSGSDALAAKTTATLSEDGKHYVLNGTKQFITNAGFADVFIVFAKIDGEKFTGFIVEKGTPGLSLGPEEHKMGIRSSSTRQVILEDVKVPVENVLGEIGKGHKIAFNVLNIGRYKLGAAAVGAAKEVLKESAKYALQRQQFNLPIAKFGAIKQKLARMAALIYAAESATYRTVGLIDDEIEARGKDQIVDAIEEYAIEASIIKVLGSEVLDYAVDEGVQIHGGYGYIEEYMVERAYRDSRINRIFEGTNEINRLLIPGMLLRRALKGELPLVEAAMKLQEELLEPSFGEEYENEWDREWAYVAGLKKLALMIAGIASQKFGEKIVKEQEVLMATADILIDAFTAESALLRTQKRGGELEAAMTRYYLARAQDKAAQLAQAVLPYLEEGDDLRVLMAAARRLSKHEPVNQVALERQIAGAVLEAEGYPIK
- a CDS encoding acylphosphatase, whose product is MKRRIVALVSGRVQGVGYRAFARKHAMELGLAGYAENLPDGRVEVVAEGPEDALEHFLHFLRQGPRLSKVEEVEVQWSDPVGLEGFHVY